A window of Alphaproteobacteria bacterium genomic DNA:
CACGAAGTATTAACTGCCCACGCTCCACGCGCCAGTATCGCCGGATGGTTTCGCTGCAACGATAAGACACAGGCGCCTGCATTGCAAGCGCCTGTAATTACACCATAACATCAAGCTGGAACGTGACGCGTCACCTGATTCACATGCACATCGCGGGCACCATGACGTTTTAAAATATCCCGCGCTTTCGTTTCGCGTTCTTGTGTGGGCGTACTAACCCAAAGCAATACACCGCCTTTGCGCTCCTGATCGCGATCGTGACTGTTACGGTGATTATGCAATATCCGCGACACTCCGTATCCAATCACTCCTCCCACCAGCGCCATGCCCAGCATTATGGCAATGTTCATACCCATAGGTAATTCCGAGCCAATAATGGGCGCTGCAAGAAACACAGCCAAAATTATACCGCCGCCCACCAGCGAAGCATCCGCCAGACTTTTTTCTTCTGGGGTCACAAATACACCGCGTGGCGCACTTGGATCATTTTCCATTGCATATGGGTTGCGCGAAGGTCGGTTATACACATCCTGCATTTCATTCTCGTTACCTAATACGCTAATATCGTGCCGACCAAATTCAGCCAGCTCCAACTCATCAATTGCCGCAAGCAAGTGCTTGTCATCTGGAAATACACCCACTGCCTCGCGCATTACTTCCGTATGGTCATCAACCAAGACTTCATCATTTTTTGGTTCCGTAAGCATAATATTTCTCCAGCAGATAAGTTAACTCTATTCGATTTAATAGTATTCTACTTTAACTAAGGAGTCTGTTTGCAGATGCTTACGACGTATAAAAGCACTATAAAAAAGCGTTGTAATTCATTGGTAATGAATAGCAGCCTTGCTGTAAGCGCATAACTGAGGCGCACACAAAGCTTTCTTATGCGCAAAATAAATGCTATACCCATTGCATGGAATTTGAGTTCATTAAAACAGCATTCTTAACGCTTTTCGTCGCTATTGATCCCCCGGGTTTAGCGGCAATTTTCGTTGCGCTCACAGCCCATATGAACAAAGTAGAGCGTAAGGCCACTGCAATTCGTGCGGTGACTATCGCTTTTTGCATTTTAATGGCCGCCGCCTTAGGGGGGCAGGCACTGCTTTCTATGCTAGGTATTGGCATTCCGGCGTTTCGAATCGCAGGAGGAATGCTATTGTTTTGGATTGCGGCAGAGATGATTTTTGAACGTCGGCAAGAGCGCAAAACTCACGCGGCAGAAGAAGCCATTGCCCATGATCACTTCACCACCATCGCCGCTTTTCCTTTGGCCATTCCCCTTATGGCAGGGCCAGGCGCAATCACCGCCACCATTTTGCAGTCCAGCAATGTAGGCAACGATTGGATTGCCCTTGGCGCGCTGATTGGTATTTTGTTTGTGGTTTTGCTCATTTGTTTATTAGTATTTTTAATGGCAAACCCGCTAGACAGGCTGCTTGGCACTACGGGGCGCATAGTTTTAACACGTTTGCTAGGTGTATTGTTGGCAGCCCTTGCTATACAAACCGTGGGCGATGGTATTGTCGCCTTTATCCGCCATGCCGCTATTGCCTGATAGTGGTTAAACTGCTTGCCCTGCAGCAAAACCACTTGCCCACGCCCATTGAAAATTATATCCGCCCAGCCATCCCGTGACATCCACCACTTCACCAATAAAATACAAGCCCGGCACTATTTTTGCTTCCATGGTTTTAGAAGATAACTCTGTGGTATCTACCCCGCCCAATGTCACTTCTGCGGTGCGATAGCCTTCGGTTCCAGCTGGCACAACATGCCATTGGCTGGCTCGCATTGCCAGCGCTTGCAGCTTAGCATGGGATAAATCTGCCAGCCGTCCGTTACATTGTGCATCAGCACATAACTGCAGTGCCAGTCGCTTGGGCAAAATTTCGGCCATTGCTGTATGAACTTCCTGTTTCGGCTGTTCAATTTTACGTTGCTTCAACCATGCAAAGACGTCTAAATCTGGCAATAAATTCACAGTCACTGGGTCGCCTTCGCGCCAATAAGACGAGATTTGCAGTGCTGCTGGACCGCTTAGCCCTCTATGCGTAAATAGCACCGCTTCTGTAAAGCCTTGCTTATTAACCACTGCGGTAGCATTTGCCACCGCCACGCCCGATAAAAGCTTATAATCGTGCAACATTTCATCGCTGAAAGTAAATGGCACCAACCCTGCCCGAGGCGGCACCAATTTTATGCCAAAATGTTTTGCAACACCGTACCCCCATTCAGTTGCGCCCATTTTTGGTATAGACGCCCCACCTGAAGCGATAACCAAAGCCTCGCAATTTACGCGTTCGCCCGAAACAGATGCGCTAAAGCCTCCGTTATGTTGCTGAATATTTTCCATGGCCGCTTGCAGTCGCAATTCTACATTAGCCTCCTGCGCTTCTGCCAAAAGCATATCAATAATTTGCTGCGCACTTCCATCGCAGAATAACTGCCCCAGTGTTTTTTCGTGAAAAGCAATATTATGCTTTTTAACGAGCGCAATAAAATCTTCGGGCTGATAGCGCTCTAAAGCAGATTTACAAAAATGCCGATTGTTTGAAATATAGTTTTCCGGACGCGCATAAATATTGGTAAAATTGCAGCGCCCACCACCAGAAATGCGGATTTTTTGTGCGGGCTTGGCGGCGTGGTCTATCAGCAATACGCGCCTCCGGCGCTTGCCCGCCTCAATAGCGCACATCAGTCCTGCCGCTCCGGCTCCCACGATAATCACATCATATTGCTGTTTCATCGCTGCAATCTATGCGCTCAACGCGACAATGTCAGCAAAAACATACTTGCCAAATGCTCTGTTTTCGCCAACCATAGAATTATGACCGATTTAACCCATTCCGACCCGTGTTTGATACATGCCTACCGCCAATGGCAAGCGCCGTTGGAGCAAGGTAGCGCGCTATACAATGCAAGCAAAATGGCACAAGCGATAATAGCACTTACAGATGCCACGCGTATCAGCGCATCGTTTCACCCGCTTTTCCACTACTTAGAGTCAGGTTTGAATACTGAGCTGGCAGAAATTTATGCAGCTAACAACCAATGGCAAGAAGCATGCACTGCTTATGAACGTGCAGTGTTTCTTCATCATGACAATACCACGGCTATCGCAGGAAAAACTAATGCTGAAACGAAGCAGCCAAATACAGCCGAGCGCTACCGGACTATTGGTTTGTCCATTAAACTTAGGCCAGAAAATTATCAGCTAAATGGTATTTATGCCCTGCGCAAGCAAGCACGCACCGCTTCCCCTCTTGAAAGCATCACCCTTTATCAACAGGCTATAGCTGAATGCGAGGCCACCCATTTGCGTTATCATCAGCTTGCAGCGTTGCCATGGCTAATGCGCGCACAATGCTTTGCCGCCCAAGGCGAGGATGCCTTAGCACGTAATGATATTCGTCACGGAATGGATTTAGACAGAGCAAATACAGATTTGCTGCAGCTATCAGTAAGCTTGGCGGCTTAATCTAAATCGCCGTCATCTTCATCGGCCTTTTCTGACAGCACATATCCGGCACCAGCGCCAGCACCGGCAACCGCAGCGGTATAGCATGCAGTAAGGTTCGTGAGCGCCAATAAGCACAATAAAATTTGCAATATTTTCATTATTATTCTCCATTAAATTGCTTATAGCCAAATTGCTACCAATTAAATCTAGCAAAAGTATTATAAAGAAATGATATGGCTGATAGTAATTATTTAGGCGCTGGCGGCGTGGTGTATTGATGCATGTCGAGCATATGGGTAATGTCCTCTTCCGAAGGATAATCACCCCACCCAGAGTGCAAAATTTCGCCATAGTCGCGAATGTTCATGTCACCACTTTTCAGCGCTTTTTCATACAGAGGCAGTAATTCGGGATTGAGCTTGAGATAAAACCAGCATTTTCTGCCTTTTTCTTCGGCGCATAAAAAGCGAATTGCACCGCCACGCTGTTGCACAATTTTTTGTGCAAAACTACCCGCCATTATGCATTCACCAATACTTTGGGGGGACTATGTTCTTGTACTTTGCTATTGCCAACCCCTTGTGGAGCTGAAGCTTTAGATAGCAGCTCTTTCAGTTTTTCTGGCGCATTTTCACCAACATTCAGGGTAATAGGCGCCCCGCCAAGGTAGCTTCCTGTAATTTGCGACCTGCGTTCATTTTTCAGCACTTTTTTATTTGTCAAAACCTCGGGATTATCTGCAATAAAATCTACCATCACATCTCTGGGAATTTTGCTGATATTCTGCACAATAGAAATTGCACCTTTTTTGGTTTTCACTTCGATGAGTTTGCCCACCGCATAACGATCTTCGTTAGCTTTGCTGACCACACTATATCTGCCCCCTTCATAACCTGTCATGCCTGAGCGCTTATCATCCGGATGCACCATATCTTTATACGAATTGCCGGGAGTCTTTTTTGATGTCTCTTTTAGCGTAGCCGTATCAAACAAATGATTCATGCTACCCGACAAAATAGCCATTTGCAATTCTCGCTGGGTCGCCTCGCGCTGCTCTGCTTGTGGCTCTTTTTCTAAGCGACGTTTGGTTTCTTCAATCGTTCCTGCCACT
This region includes:
- a CDS encoding NAD(P)/FAD-dependent oxidoreductase, translated to MKQQYDVIIVGAGAAGLMCAIEAGKRRRRVLLIDHAAKPAQKIRISGGGRCNFTNIYARPENYISNNRHFCKSALERYQPEDFIALVKKHNIAFHEKTLGQLFCDGSAQQIIDMLLAEAQEANVELRLQAAMENIQQHNGGFSASVSGERVNCEALVIASGGASIPKMGATEWGYGVAKHFGIKLVPPRAGLVPFTFSDEMLHDYKLLSGVAVANATAVVNKQGFTEAVLFTHRGLSGPAALQISSYWREGDPVTVNLLPDLDVFAWLKQRKIEQPKQEVHTAMAEILPKRLALQLCADAQCNGRLADLSHAKLQALAMRASQWHVVPAGTEGYRTAEVTLGGVDTTELSSKTMEAKIVPGLYFIGEVVDVTGWLGGYNFQWAWASGFAAGQAV
- a CDS encoding MarC family protein is translated as MEFEFIKTAFLTLFVAIDPPGLAAIFVALTAHMNKVERKATAIRAVTIAFCILMAAALGGQALLSMLGIGIPAFRIAGGMLLFWIAAEMIFERRQERKTHAAEEAIAHDHFTTIAAFPLAIPLMAGPGAITATILQSSNVGNDWIALGALIGILFVVLLICLLVFLMANPLDRLLGTTGRIVLTRLLGVLLAALAIQTVGDGIVAFIRHAAIA